Part of the Pedobacter roseus genome is shown below.
TTGCTTCGTCGGCTGAAAAGCCTTTCTCGCAATGACGACCACCCATACTAAGATTGTCATCTTGCCTTTTGTGGGTTGGAAGAACCCTAGTTTCATCGCTAACAGATTCTTCGCTGCCCTACCATAGACAGAATCCATTAGTGCGGTCGTCATTGCGAGGAGGAACGACGAAGCAATCTTTCCTGCCAGCGATCCTTGCTAGAAAGATTGCTTCGTCGGCTGAAAAAGCCTTTCTCGCAATGACGACCACCCATACTAAGATTGTCATCTTTCCTTTTGTGGGTTGGAAAAACCCTAGTTTCATCGCTAAAAGATTCTTCGCTGCGCTCAGAATGACAAAACGCTTGCTAACCTATTCTAATTAATTTTGAAACTAACATCCCTACCATTATCCCCTCCTGATTTTATCCAAAGTATTTTTTGCTGCTCATCGTAAAACCAACCTGCATTTTTATCCAACAGATCGGCATTGCCAACGGGGTTAAGTTTCGTATCATTTTCTACCACCAATTTTGGTTTTGCATTACCCGTCCAATGGATTTTTGCCAGATACTTGTGCTTGCCTGGCTTAAATTGTCCGGCTGGCTTTGCTATTTTTAAAACCAAACCTAAAGTTGTTAAGGATGAAGTAATTTTAGTGATCGCAAAATTCCCTGTTTTATAATCAGCACTTAAATTATCATCTTCGTAAAGGTCATATTTAGATTCGCCAAAAGGGAAAATATCCAGGGTAATGACATCAACCGGTTTTTGGCCACTATAAATCATTTCGGGTTGCATCGGAATAATACTTCCTCCTTTTATAAATAATGGAATGGTATCTAACGGGGCCACCACATGGCGGTAACTTTTGCCTTCATACTTTTCGCCCGTCCAGTAGTTAAACCAGGTGCCTTCAGGCAAGTAAACCGAACGGGTAATGGCACCTTTTGTTGTAACCGGCGCCACCATTAAATTATCGCCAAACAGATACTGATCGCCAATTTCGTACACATTTTCATCATCCTGATGATTCAAAACCAAGGCACGCATCATGGGTAAACCCGTTTCATATTGCTGGTGCATACTGGTGTATAAATATGGGAAAAGCCTGTAGCGTAAAAGGTCGTATTTTTTGAAGTTCCTTAATGCATCATCGCCATATTTCCAGGGTTCTTTGTAGCCTGGGTGATCCATTCCAAAAACCAAAGCAATGGGACTGAACATGCCAAACTGTACCCAACGGATGTACAATTCGGGATCGGCCTGATGCTCGAAACCACCCATGCAATGCGCCCAGGAACCTACCCCAGAGAGGCCGATATTTAAACCTGCTTTAATTACAGGAGCAAAATATTGCCATTCGCTCGGCCAGTCGCCTGCAAAAATGTAAGGGTAACGTTGTATGCCTGAGTAACCCTCACGCGTTTGGTTTAAACCTCTAAAACCATTAAACTTTTCGAATGCTAAAAAAGGTGCTTTGGCATAGGCCACCGGAAAAACATTATGCAAACGCTCTGCATCTTTACCTGTTGGGCCCACTTTTTCGCTTTCGTTTGCTAATGCGCCGAAAGCACTTCCCTCGTCGGTTTTTAGAAATTTAGCCCCTAATTTAGCTACACGCATTACGCCGTTATCCCACCACCACTGGGTTGCTTTTTCATCAAAGAAGTTTACAAATTCGCCAGGTTTTCCATTTTCGGGATAGGTATAACCTTTTTCCCGGGCCTGATCCAATAAATTTAATTTTTTGGCATTATCAAACCTTGGGCGGAGGTGCAGACCTACCATTTTATAGTTCATGGCGTAAATGCTATCGAACATACTTTTGGGGTCTTTAAAAGTCTCTCTCCACTCAAAAGAGGTTGCTCCTTTACCTCCAATTTCTCCAAATAAACGCCAGGTAGAATCGAGCCAAAGTAAATCGACAGGAATGCCGAGTTCTCTGTATTTTTTGGCCAGTTCGACTACATAATGGTCTGAAGTTTTTTCTTCGTGCCCCCATGTACCGCCACTGTAGGTACCCGCATGAAGACCTAATGCAAACTGTGGTAACATCGGAGATTTACCTGTTATCGAAGTATAAGAGTTTAAAATTGCCGGAAAGGTTGGTCCGTAAATGAAATAATAATCCAGTTCACCATCTGCGGCTTTAAAGCTGTATTGTGTTTTGTTTGATGCACCCATATCCCACTCCGTGGCAAAAGAATTATGCAGGAAAATGCCATAACCTTTGGTGCTCATAAAAAATGGAACGGGACAATAGTTGGCTTCTAAAATATTGTAGGCACCAATGGCATGCGGCAAACCTTTGCCACGACCAACGTTTAAGGTTACTTTTTTGAAGCGGCGGTCCATAAAATCCATGCGCTCTCCAAAACCGAAGAAATGCTCATCGGCCTGCAGTTTTTTGGTTACGCCAACCTTTGTATTTTCTTTAGTAACTGATCCATTGTTTTCAGCGCTCAATAACTTTCCTTTTGAGTCAAAAACATCGATTTTAAACGGTGATTTGTTTAATTTAACAATCAACCTGGAAGTGGTGATGGTAATCTGATCTTTCTTTTCTTCTACTTTGGCCGAAACATCTGGCCAATTATAATTGATGACCATCAGGTTTTCATTCTTTTCAAACGCACCGCTCCAGCTGGTTCTTAACCTGAACATTTCGGCGGTACATAAATCGAATTTCACCTCACCTTTAGAGGTTGAAAATGAAATGGCGTTCCCCTGCCTTTTAAAACCGCCTTTGTAATCGCCTATGCTTTGCGAAAAGGCTGAAAAAGACAACAGCA
Proteins encoded:
- a CDS encoding glycoside hydrolase family 31 protein, producing the protein MWKKYLTLLLLLLSFSAFSQSIGDYKGGFKRQGNAISFSTSKGEVKFDLCTAEMFRLRTSWSGAFEKNENLMVINYNWPDVSAKVEEKKDQITITTSRLIVKLNKSPFKIDVFDSKGKLLSAENNGSVTKENTKVGVTKKLQADEHFFGFGERMDFMDRRFKKVTLNVGRGKGLPHAIGAYNILEANYCPVPFFMSTKGYGIFLHNSFATEWDMGASNKTQYSFKAADGELDYYFIYGPTFPAILNSYTSITGKSPMLPQFALGLHAGTYSGGTWGHEEKTSDHYVVELAKKYRELGIPVDLLWLDSTWRLFGEIGGKGATSFEWRETFKDPKSMFDSIYAMNYKMVGLHLRPRFDNAKKLNLLDQAREKGYTYPENGKPGEFVNFFDEKATQWWWDNGVMRVAKLGAKFLKTDEGSAFGALANESEKVGPTGKDAERLHNVFPVAYAKAPFLAFEKFNGFRGLNQTREGYSGIQRYPYIFAGDWPSEWQYFAPVIKAGLNIGLSGVGSWAHCMGGFEHQADPELYIRWVQFGMFSPIALVFGMDHPGYKEPWKYGDDALRNFKKYDLLRYRLFPYLYTSMHQQYETGLPMMRALVLNHQDDENVYEIGDQYLFGDNLMVAPVTTKGAITRSVYLPEGTWFNYWTGEKYEGKSYRHVVAPLDTIPLFIKGGSIIPMQPEMIYSGQKPVDVITLDIFPFGESKYDLYEDDNLSADYKTGNFAITKITSSLTTLGLVLKIAKPAGQFKPGKHKYLAKIHWTGNAKPKLVVENDTKLNPVGNADLLDKNAGWFYDEQQKILWIKSGGDNGRDVSFKIN